In Lolium rigidum isolate FL_2022 chromosome 3, APGP_CSIRO_Lrig_0.1, whole genome shotgun sequence, the genomic window atgataatcaactttatgtaaaataaagaaacacttagcttattgggcacgacggagtcaACGCGCGTAAAGTCTTCGAGTGCAGAAAAGAATTCAagtcgaagtagaaaccaccaaatagtgaaaatagatgccgccaaattgttgatgaagaaatagccgagcccccgagcgctgctagggtgatgtcatgattgttgcttaggcgCCATTTCGTAGTTGTGGCCCGCGGCAAAATCGGTGTCGAGCTCCCTAGTGTTGCTGAAAATGTTGCACCGAAGTAGTGGTCGCCTGAAATATTATGTTGTAGCTATGCTCGCGGgtaaagtcgttgtcgagcccccgagtgttggctCCATGGATACGTAACCTGTTTTTGCTTTGCCTAGAGAATCATGACCACATACGTCTGGGTCATGACGAAAGTTGCAACATCTTCTGCTCATTTTTTACTTCCACTAGAGAATCCGATGAAATTGTCGACCCCATTGAAGGCTATTAAATATGAagcattgaagatgaatccaagatgaagtaaTTGAGATGAATCCACATTGAAGATTACGCTATTAAATATGAAGCATTGAAGATATAAGCATATATTGAAGCTAGCCAAGGCATTGCCTGCCGGATGCGATCATTCGCGGGTTGATTGGACTTGATGGAGTCGCTCTTCTAGGGACTTGGGTCCTTGTTGTGCTCCTGATGGATGATCCGAGCCATATCTTTTTCCTTTCCGCCACCATGTTCAAGCCCAGCACGAACTCGACAGCATCCATCTAGAGCAAAGAATTGACGGTACGTTTGGCGATCGAATCTGGCCAGCGGCGATGAAGTTTTTTGCGATGCAATCCCAACGAAGGTTGTCGATGAATCCAGCGATGACGGATAACAAAATCCTGTtgtcgcgattcccacagacgacgtcaattgacgagggatcacctcaccaatacctacgtattgtagattcgggagagagcgacgatggagattccgggagcgagattaggcacacgacgtacccagcttcgggtaccctcgatggaggatccctacgtgctgctagcaatctagtatatgatcataagtatatTTACAGGGgccgccgtagcggagctatgttgtctatctgttgtccccctctatcgggtgccctggctagctttatatatgcaaccagcctagggttttacaagagtcctagtcaacTACTCATTCGAgttgccttcttgggccttctccatattgggccgagccaggtatggtaataatgggtacccgaagggtatgcccatgacacATATAGATAGAACTGCATCTTCATTGCAATGGAGTTTTGCACTATTATAAATTTTGTTTTGCTAATCATCAATCAACCGAGGATTTATCAAATCTCGTCACCCAAAACCACGGAACCTATCCCTGCACAAAATTTACTCTAATAACAAGCAGTACATTGTTTTACAATGTGAGAAAATTATTATCATTCTGGTTATTTTGTATATACATATTAACAAATTTTTAAGTTCTGAACCAAGATTTGGGCACTCTATTTAAATTTGGACACGTCTAGCGAGCGGCCGCATGCCTGTTAGTTATTCTGAGCGGTCAACCAAAATGGAAAGTGCTCACACGAAAAGATGTGTACAGCTGTCAAAAAAGTAGGCTAGTTGATATCACTTTGTTGTTTTAAAAAAGCTGTAATTTTTAAACCGTGCGGCGAAATTACAATCCGTTTTCACTTTTAGAATCCAaacgacgagagcttcgaaactagaccacattttcatatgtttcgacacaattttttaacaagcaactttgatgcaCGACAGAGCAACTTTATTGTGCGGAAAAACAATTTTGGTATGcggcaaagcaactttggtgtccAACAAAAACACTTTGATTCACAACGATGGTAGGCTTCACAACAGCTGCAGCAACAACTCCTAATGTTACTCTACAGGACACTAAAATTGCTCGACCGAGTACCAAAGTTGCTCGCAGGACACTAAAAATTGCTCGGTCGGgcgccaaagttgctctgcagggtTCAAAAACTGCGTCgccgggcaccaaagttgctatGCAGGGCACTTAAGTTGCTTCGTCACACATTGAAATTGCTCCCATGGACACCAAAATTATTGTCGGGCACCAAAGTTGTGCCTTCCTGTACCAAAAAATGTACATGTTCgttgcacaccaaagttgctttgtcgCATATCAAAGTTGGTTTGCTGCACAATAAAGTTGCTCAACcgcgcatcaaagttgcttgttaaaaaaattcgtcgaaacatatgaaaatatggtctagtttcgaagctctcgtcatGGGGATTTTAGTAGTGAAAACGAATTATAATTTGgtcgcacggtttaaaagttatagTTTTTTTAAAAATGACACATGATACCAGCTAGCCTACCATTTCACTGACAACTGGACTGCCTGGTGCGTGTGCCCGGGACGTCCATCCGGCACACGCCCGCCCGTAAGATTTCAGGTTTAAATTTTCCTCCACCCCCGTTTGTTAGAGATAAACAAGAAACTAGTTTAGTATTTTCTCTCTATGAACGTAAAGATATCCAATACATGGATCGAATATATGGAATGCGTTAAGGGAGGGAAAAGTTTCCTTTATTTGATGGGTCAGTATTTTTGCGCCTACCAAATCTGCCCTTGGGTGAAAAAATACTACTTTTTAAATCAAGTAGTATTGATCAAACTGAACCATTGGATGTGCCATACTAGACGTACGGTTATTAACATTCTCCAGTAGGCCTACCCTAAAAAGCCTCAagatacaacatgaaatatactTTTATCATATTGTTATATAGCATCATATTCGTTGATATTTTTTCTACAAACTTAGTTAAACTTCGCACTGTTTAACTTTGAAAAATATATACGATCTATACTATGGAACTGAGGTAGTAGCTCTGAATGGGCCGAGATGGCGTAGTGGACAATGCAATTGGCTGAGCAACTCATAGAGAGCTGCCATTGATGGAAGGTTTTGTATGCTTGTCGGCAGCCAGCAAGAAGTCCAGCACTATATGGTTGAACCGGGCCGGGTCCTCGGTCTGTGGAGTATGGCCTGTTTCCTTCATGATTTCCACTCTTGCTTTCCCACCCAAAGCACTGAAAAGTGAAAACATCGGTAGACAGTTAATAAAACGGCAaaatttacccgcaaaaaaacggCAAAATTATGTTCGTCAAGAACCTAAACGAGCGCACACCGTAAGACGACTCAAAGTTGCTGCTTTTGACAAGTTATACACTTATACCTCTGAACCGCAAAAGCCTTCTCCACCGGAAACAATTGGTCATCTTCTCCCCAGACAATCAGCACCTCCTGCGTAGCCATACATGATACATGCAACGTGGCAACAAGGTTAGCTGCGGCAGAGCGTTTCAGTGAACGTATTGGTTGAAATTAAATATTTGTTGAGCATGTACATACACAGATACAGACCTGAGATAGCGGTGTTACTTGGAACTTGTCTGTGCCGACCGTGACCCCCTTGTAAACATGGCTAAGTTGTTCCCTATTAGTGTAGAGTTTCTGACAGGAGACAACAGATACCAGATGATTTAGCATCTAATACAGTAGTAGTGGTTTACATCTACCTGAACTGCTATCTTTATGATAGAAAAGCACAGCTGAAACTGTAGGTCGGATCTCTGACGAAGTCACGAGAGTGCTAACGCTCCAGGCTCCAacgatatcaacaagggataaatCATGCTGACTACTGCGTCAGGATAAGCAGCTCGGCATTATTGCAGTGTGCATTTTCTCTTTTCGATCGGAAATAAACGCTTGCTATATCTGAAAACCAGGAAATCAATGCTACAGTGTTAGATTTGATTGCTAGGAGGTGTTGTGGTTTGTGGCCGGAAATTTTGCTATCCTACGAAGCTAATGtggtttgttttattttttttatgaGAAGTCGACCAACTATTTATAATCCTCAGCAGTATCGAAAAATAACAAAAATTACAAGTGTGTTCTCGGGTCACCTAGCAACGACTACAAGCACTCGAATGAGCTGAAGGCGTGCCGCCGTCTTCGCCCATTCATCATTGGAGTCAGACAAAATTTGTCGTAGTAGAACTTGTTGTTAGACCCAGAAATTTATTGAAATGGGCACGCCGCAAGGCAACTAAAAATTTTCTTCGACAAATATAAGCATCACATAGATTTTGGTAGAGGTGAGGACGATACGGCTTGCCACGGTGTTGCCAGCAGTGGTGGCAAGGAATACACTTAGGGCAATGTTCGCGCAAGCAGCTCGAGCTTGCAGGCGGAGAGGGGTAACTGCTCGACCGCTCATGGACGGCCATACATGTCCATGTTCACGCAGGCGTGGCCCTGGGCCAAATTCACACCATTGTCCATCACAAAGCCCATTGGCATCCCCACGAGCTCGACTATTTATAGGACGAGGGGAATGCCAGATTCAACCATGGTGGTGACCGTGCTGGTGAGGGCGAAAAGTAGGAAATTGGAGTTTTCCTTATGGCAAGCTCTCTCGTGTTTTGCGCGACGCACAAAGGAGCGGCCAGGATTGCAAAATTAGACCTTGGCATCCAAGTTTTGCATATACCCCCACCCCCCTCCCCATCTTGAAATAAGTTTACTTCTACCTCTTGTATTAAGTCAAATTCTTTAAACTTTGATCTACTTTATTAAAAATAGTATCAAAATACTCCTATATGACATCAAATCGTTATAATACGAAACTACATGACTCATCTAGTGAGGCTCATCTAGTGAGACTAatgtaaaattttaaaatattttacatAGAGCAAACAATAGAAATACACTTATTTGTTTCTATGAACCAAAACGACTaattgtgtttttcttttgaattcCGACTAGTTTAGAACGGCAATATAAAGCCGAATAGATCAAaaattgttttatcaaaaataaaaTCAGCTCCAAGAATTTTTGttcaaaaaagttcaaaaaagaaatttgttcaatttttttgttCGGAAATATAAAATGTCCATATTTCAAAAatcttcaatttttttaaaaatgtttaaaatatcaatcagaaaagaagaaacagaaaaaggaaaagacggaaataaaaagaaaaaccgaaaaattgaaAGAAAACCGGGAAGAAACCGCCTgaacaaaagaaacagaaaaaacacACAGAAACTTCTAGAAGGTTCCCAAAACCTGGGTATACCAGAAGCATCCGGTGTTAATGGGCGCATTCCCCACAACAGCGATAAATAGGTTTTGCCCCTTTGCGTGGATTGTGGCTACTAGGCTACTTGCTATTCGCTATGGGTTGGTTGTCTGCAATCTTACTAAATTGAACGATCTAGTTCCAAAGAACAACATAAAGCAAGCACATGGTTTACCCAATAGCGCGGAGGCGAGGGGGGATCAAGGGCGCAGGCGCGTGAAAATTTCCGGACGGTGGTTGCGTGTTCACGCGCGAGCCACGGTGATAGCGCGCGCTGGACTAGAAGCATCAATTTTGGGGCGTCGGAGGACACAAAATGGCGCAcatggaaaataaaaaaatttgaTAGAAAAAGTTTTAGATGGCGCCCCAATTTTAGTGCGCACATGGAAAAAGTTTTAGATGGCGCGCAATTTTAGTGCGTCTGCTGGAGGGCACAAAACTACCGCCCGCACTGTATATCATCGGTTATTTTAGCGTAGGCGCGATATGTCATCTctgttggagttgttcttatcgtTAGTTTGTTATTCAACAGACAACGATGAGTTGCGGTTGAGGCGCGCCGATCTGAAGCGATAGTTTGCGCAATTGAGTTGCGCCTGAAACGCGTGGGGTTGAATCCCGGGCATGTGCTTGGGAAACATGAACGGTTTTGTTTGTGCTTGATGCAGTAGACAAACGAGAAATTGTTAAAAGACTAGCACGCTAGAGTAACAACTATAGCTAATAAAAGAAATTATAGATTAGAACGAACACCAATCAAATATATCTTTGTTGTTCTCTAATATACTAGCTACCAAACCGAGTTGGTCTCGTTAATCTTTTAGATGAACATGAAAAGTTTATCTACTGACTTTGTTGACTTGATCCAAAAAATATCGTAACTGTTTTGATTCAGCATTGTTCACGTTGCAGCAACCCAAGAGAAAAAATACAGAGCTATGTGTCCTGTAGTGATACGTCGACCGACCTTGTTGACTTGACCCTTCCTTAATTTAGGACGGAAGAACGAAGAAGTCGAACGTGGAATCAGTCCAGAGTGATACGCACCTGGATGAAGTCCCGGAGGACGAAGTCCAGCGACATTAtcgccggcggcgggcggtgcGCGACCATCTGCATCAGCCTCCTCATGGCGGCGGGCTCGGCCGGAAGGAGCAGGTCGTCCACGCGGCCCCATTCTTCGCCGGCCCTCTTCAGGACCTCGCGGTCGTCAGCCCCCGTCTTGAGCACGTTCGAGCTCGCGATCACCACCGGGCCGACTCTCCCGGCCCCCGCCGCGCGCGCTAGCCAGTACGCCACGAACCCGCCGTAGCTCGTCCCCGCTACGGCCACGCGCATGCCCTCCAGCCCCTCCACTGAGTCCAGCAGCGCCGCGAGCGCAGCCGCCTGGGTGACCTCTGACGGCGGTGGCACAGTGGGGCAGTCCCACGAGCTGCCGCCGA contains:
- the LOC124694947 gene encoding 2-hydroxy-6-oxononadienedioate/2-hydroxy-6-oxononatrienedioate hydrolase-like; its protein translation is MGASLSLVALIDYFTRRDFLAAGLRPHSVTLPYPYDGGDGKSSSTCTVHYWAPPGEPKLPPLLLIHGFGPWATWQWRCQVGPLSRQFHIIVPDLLGFGGSSWDCPTVPPPSEVTQAAALAALLDSVEGLEGMRVAVAGTSYGGFVAYWLARAAGAGRVGPVVIASSNVLKTGADDREVLKRAGEEWGRVDDLLLPAEPAAMRRLMQMVAHRPPPAIMSLDFVLRDFIQKLYTNREQLSHVYKGVTVGTDKFQVTPLSQEVLIVWGEDDQLFPVEKAFAVQSALGGKARVEIMKETGHTPQTEDPARFNHIVLDFLLAADKHTKPSINGSSL